The nucleotide sequence CCATCGGTTCCTCTCCCGGATGTTCGCCTCCGGCCTGCGCCAGGTCGTCACGCTGCGCGGTCCCGGCTCGCGGGCGGCGCACTACGCCGACCTCCTCCTCGCCGAGAGCGAGGAGTTCCGGCGGGTGTGGGACGAGCACGAGGTCGGCGTACGCCCCCAGGAGGTCAAGCGCTACGTCCACCCTGAGGTCGGCGCGCTGGAGCTGAACTGCCAGACGCTGCTCGACCCGGATCAGTCGCACTACCTGCTGGTCTACACCGCCGCCCCGGGCAGCGAGAGCCAGGAGAAGCTGAGCCTGCTGTCGGTCATCGGGGCGCAGCCGCTGCGCTGATGCCCCGGAGGGGTGCGGCTGAACCGCAGCCCTCCGGGGTGACGCTCAGACGGTGCCGAACCCGACCCGTCGCTCGACCGGCTCGCCGATCTCGACGTATGTCAGGTGCTCGGTGCGCACCAGCAGCCGGCGGCCGCGCTCGTCGGTGAGGTCGAGCAGGCCATTGGGGTCGCTCATGGCCGAACGAACCGTGCTCTCGATGTCCTTCGGTGTGTCGCTGCTCTCGAGCACCAGTTCTCGCGTGGCGTTGTGCACGCCGATCTTGACCTCCACGGCCACCCTCTTCTCCCCTCGGGCCCAAGGACCTGTGTCGTCGATGTGGTCAACCTCAGGCTAGTCGAGCCGATTCCGCCGTCGTCGCCGTGTGCGCCGCCAGCGTAATCGGGCCGGCGCTTCAGCCGTCGCGCTTGGGGAAACCGCGGATGCCCCGCCACCCGAGTGTCGCGACGAGCTCGGCGGCCGCCTCGCGCGGGATGCTGCCGCCGGAGGACAGCCAGTACCGGGCCGTGACCTGGGCGATGCCGACCATGCCGACGGCGAGCAGGTTCGACTCCTCGGGCGGCAGGCCGGTGTCGTCGGCGATGATCTGGCTGACCTCCTGAGCGCACAGCTCGGTCAGGCGGTCCAGACGCTCGCGGACGGCCGGCTCGTTCGGCAGGTCCGACTCGAACAGCAGCCGGTAGCCGCCGGAGTCGTTGTCGACGAACTCGAAGTAGGCGTTGACGGTGGCGATGACGCGCTGCTTGTTGTCGTCGGTGGACGCCATGGCCCGGTGCAGGATCGCCAGCAACTCGTTCTTGCTGGCGTCGAGCAACGCGATGTACAGCTCCAGCTTGCCGGGGAAGTGCTGGTACAGGACCGGCTTGCTGACGCCGGCGCGGTCGGCGATGTCGTCCATGGCCGCGGCGTGGAAGCCTTGCGCGACGAACACCTCGCGGGCGGCGCCGAGCAACTGGGTGCGGCGCTGGTCCCGGGGCATGCGGATGCCGCGGGCCGGGATGGCGGGCACGGTCGTCACGGCACTCCTCGGATTGGATATATGCCCGGATCGTATCGTTCCCGGCATCGGACCCTCAGCGATAGTCGTCGTCGTCGAACCCGACCGGCTGGCGTTGTTCCTGCGCATCGGCGGGGTCGACGCCGTCGGGGACGCCCGCCGCTGGGTCATCGCCGGAGTCGTCCGGATCGTCCAGCAGGTCGCGGAGCTGCTCGCTGAGATCGCCCTCGGCGACCTCGGGATCGTCGTCGCTCCAACGCTCGGCCACAGTGCACCTCCCGGACCCGGTCCTCTCATCGACGGTACCCGCTCAGCGTTCCCACAGGCGTTGGTGTGCCAACATCTCAGTGTGGAACCGATCGAGGCCTGGCCGGGGGAGCTGCGGACGCTCTCGACCGGGCGGCGCGTCTTCGTCCGCCACACCACGCCGTCCGGCGACGGCGCCGGCGGCCGCACGCCCCTGGTGTACGTCCACGGGCTGGGCGGCTCGTCCACGAACTGGACGTCGCTCATGCGCGAGCTGCACGACGACGCCGAGCAGTGGGCCGTCGATCTCCCGGGGTTCGGCGAGTCGCCCCGCGGCGACCACCACACCGTCGCCGAGTACGTCGCCGACGTCATCGCGCTGCTCGCGACGTTCGACCGGCCGGTGCACCTGGTCGCGAACTCCCTCGGCGGCCTGATCTGCGTGCACGTCGCCTCGCGGCGGCCCGACCTCGTGCTGACGCTGAGCCTGGTGTCGCCGGCGATGCCGCAGTACCGGTTGCCGTGGGCGGCCCAGGCGTCCGCCGTCATGGCGGTGCCGTGGCTGGGCGAGCGGATCCTGCGCGCTGCGGCGGCGATCCCGGCCGAGAAGCAGGCCGAGCGCCTGACCGCGATGCTGTTCGCCAACGCGGCGACGATCCCGGTGGCGGAGCTGACGTTCGCCGCCGAGCAGCGCGACCGCTGGACCGCCCAGCCGCACGCCGACGCCGTCCTGCTGGCCGCGCTGCGCTCGATCGTCGCGCAGTACACCCGGCCCGGACGGCAGTCGGCCTGGCACGCGGCCAGCCACATCCTGCGGCCGACGCTGGTGATCATGGGCGCGCGCGACGCGCTGGTGGGCGCCTGGGGCCGCACCAAGTGGCGGCGGGCGCTGCGCTACGCCCGGCTCGTCTACATGCCCAACACCGGGCACGTCGCGATGATGGAGCACCCGCGCGCCGTCGCCGGCGTCATCCGCGAGTTCATCCACGACACGTCCAGGATCCGGACATCGGCGTCCACCAGGCGAACGCTCGAGCAGGGAATGCGGCACCCCGTGGCACCGTTGGCAGAGGAAAGAACCCACGCCTCGAACTGACGGAGCCGATCGTGTCCCTGCCGCCTCTGGTGGAGCCCGCAACTGAGCTCACTGTCGATGAGGTCCGCCGCTACTCCCGGCACCTCATCATCCCCGACGTCGGCATGGACGGCCAGAAGCGGCTGAAGAACGCGAAGGTGCTGGTCGTCGGTGCGGGCGGGCTCGGCTCGCCGGCCCTGCTGTACCTCGCCGCCGCCGGCGTCGGCACGCTGGGCATCGTCGAGTTCGACGAGGTCGACGAGTCCAACCTGCAGCGCCAGATCATCCACGGGCAGTCCGACGTCGGCCGGTCGAAGGCGCAGTCGGCGCGCGACTCCGTCAAGGAGGTCAACCCGTACGTCAACGTCGTGCTGCACGAGACGCGGCTCGACAACGACAATGTGCTGGACATCTTCGCCGGCTACGACCTCGTCCTCGACGGCACCGACAACTTCGCCACCCGCTACCTGGTGAACGACGCCGCCGTCCTGCTGGGCAAGCCGTACGTCTGGGGCTCGATCTACCGGTTCGAGGGCCAGGTCAGCGTGTTCTGGGCCGAGCAGGGCCCGAACTACCGCGACCTCTACCCCGAGCCGCCGCCGCCCGGCATGGTGCCGTCGTGCGCCGAGGGCGGCGTGCTCGGCGTGCTGTGCGCGTCGATCGGCTCGATCATGGTCACCGAGGCGATCAAGCTGATCACCGGCATCGGCGACCCGCTGCTGGGCCGTCTGATGATCTACGACGCGCTCGAGATGAACTACACGACGCTGAAGATCCGCAAGGACCCGACCGCCGAGCCGATCACCGAGCTGATCGACTACGAGGCGTTCTGCGGCACGCTCAGCGACGAGGCCGCCGAGGCCGCCGCCGACGCCACCATCTCCGTCGTCAAGCTCAAGAACTGGCTCGACGAGCGTGCGGCCGGCCAGCGTGACTTCCTCCTCGTCGACGTGCGCGAGCCGAACGAGTACGAGATCAACCGCATCCCCGGCGCGGTGCTCATCCCGAAGGGCGAGTTCCTCACCGGCGAGGCGCTGGAGAAGCTGCCGCAGGACAAGCAGGTCGTGCTGCACTGCAAGTCGGGCATGCGCTCGGCCGAGGCGCTCGCGGTCGTCAAGGGCGCCGGCCTCGCCGACGCCGTCCACGTCGGTGGCGGGGTCGCCGCCTGGGTCAACCAGATCGACCCGTCCCAGCCCTCGTACTGAGTTCCGTCCGGCCGGGGTGACACCCTGGCCCCATGCGACGCCTTCCGGCCGTCCTCGCCCTCGTGGCGGTGGCGGCCGGCTGCGGTTCCGACCCCGGGCTGCCCGACCTCTCCGAGTCGATCGAATGCCGGGTGCCGTGCGAGACGGTGACCGACTGGGTCTCTTACGCCGACCACGTCGCCTACATCGATGTGACGTTCGAGCGCGAGCTGCCGTTCGAGCAGCTCGAGGGCGATCCGGAGGGCAACGGGTACGTCCCGCGCGAGGTGACGGCCGAGACCGGCGACGTGCTCTGGACCCGCGACGGCGCCCCGGCCCTGCCCGCCGAGCTCACCTGGGGTGCCGATGGCTGGGCGATCGAGGACGGCAAACGCCTGCCGCTGGTCTACGGCGTGCGGGTCGAGGTGGGGGAGCGGTATCTCGCGGTACTCATGCAGGCGCCGGCGGACGACCGCACCGGGCCGGTCTGGTATCCGCTGGCCGCCGACGCCCTCTTCACCGTGGACGGCGACGGCGTCCCTGAGGGCACCGGTCCCGACACCCCCGCTCGCGCGGCGCTCGTCGGCGAGTCGCCGGCGGCCATCGCGGCCGAGTTGGCCGCGACCGCGGCGGACCCTGTCGCAGCCCGGTACTTCGACCTTGACCCGATCGCCCGCTACGAGGCCGTGGTCCGCGAGACCGAGGGCTGAACTGCCGCTCCGAGCCGGCCCGGCCGTCCCCGTCGGCCGGCTCTGACCTCAGAGCAGGTCGCGGCGCTGCATCCAGGTCCAGAGCACCCAGCCGGGCAGGATCGGCAGCCAGAACGACACCAGCCGGAAGACCAGCACCGCCGTGACGGCCGTCGTCGCGCCGACGCCGAGGGTGCTGACGCCCGCGGTGAGGGCGGCCTCGACGGCGCCCAGGCCACCGGGCGTGGGGACGGCCATGCCGAGCGTGTTGCCGACCAGCTGGACGACGGCCATGGCGGCGAGGTTCGCCGCGCCGCCGACCGCCTTCAGGCAGACGTAGAAGCAGAAGATCAGGCTGGCCGACTGCAGCACGATGCCGGCCAGCGCCACCAGGAGCTTGCGCGGGTTGCTGAGCACGTCCAGCAGCCGGGGCAGGCCGCGTTCGGCGAAGTCGCTCCACAGCGCCCGCAGCCGCACTCGCACGGGCGGGATCAGCGCCAGCACGGCCGCGGCTGCCAGCACGATCAGCACGATGATCAGCGTGTTCAGCGACGGGTCGATGTCAGGCGCGGCCGACGACCCGGACACGACGCCCAGGATGCCGATGACCGGGAACGTGATGGACACGTTGGCGACCTGGTTCGCGGCGACGCTCGCCGCGGCCAGCGGGGCCGCGACGCCGGCCTTGGTCAGGACCCGGATGTTGATCGCGACGACGCCGACGGTGGCGGGCGCGAACAGCCGCAGGAACCCCAGCGACACCTGGGCACCGACGACCCGCCAGAACGGCACCTTCTCGGGCACGAACCCCAGCAGCGCGAACGTCGCACCGATGTAGCTGGTGAACATCAGCACGATCGCGATGAACAGCCACCGCCAGTCGGTCTGCGACCACAGCTGGGTGAGCGACACGTCGGACAGCTGGGTGCCGACGAGGTAGACGGCGAACACGGCGCCCACGCCGGTGAGCAGCGACAACGGCCGCAGCCGCTGCAGCCGCACCGGCTCGTCGGGCTCCTGGCCGGTGCTGCTGACCAGGCCGTCGCGCAGCTTGGTGAGCACGTCGCGGCGGCCCTTGAGGTCCAGCCGGGTCGAGCGGGCCAGCGCCACCGGCTGCAGCAGCGGGATGGCCGCGCTGACGACGTCGCGGCCGAGCACCCGGATGGCGGTCTCGATGGTGCGGTCGACGCCGACGACCAGCGCGCAGCCGACGAGGGCCTGGGCGAGGTCGGCCCGGATCGCCAGCTCCGGCGCGGCCACCTCGCCGCCGGACGGGTCGAGCAGCCAGACCTTGCCGGCCTCGGAGACGAGGATCGTGCGTCCGGAGATGCGCCGGTGCGCCACCTCGTTGCGCCGCAGCCGGCCCAGCTGCCGCCACAGGTCCTCGAGCATGGCGTCGCTGACCTGGTCGGCGGTCATCTTGGAGAGGATGGTGCCGGGCACGTGGTCGTAGATGATGGCGGCGGCGTCCGACCCGATGCGCAGGACGTTGCGCAGCTTCGGTGTGCGGGCGCCGGCCCGCGACACGGCGAGGGCCTGCAGCGTGATCTGGTTGACGGCGTTGCGCATCGTCACCATCTGCCGCGGCAGCACCTCTTCGCGGGTGCGGATCTGGTCAGCCGCGCGAACCACGACGCCGGCGCCGTCGTTGTCGCGGTCGAGGACGAGGACGCCGAGCGAGCCCTGGGTGCTCTCGGCGATGTAGCGGCGGTACTTGTCGACCGGGTCGGCGCGCAGCGTGGTGACGTCGTAGCCGTTGTCGCGCATGACGGCGGCCACCTTGTGCCCGTTGGGCGCGAGCGACGGCTGCCCGCTGATCAGCCGGACCAGCAGGCCGACCGCCCGGCCGAGGCCCAGCGACACCAGCAGGCCGCCGACGGTGACCTCGCCCTGGAACAGCCAGACAGCGAAGCTGCCGGCGATCGCGAACGTGGCGACCTGCCGGGTGCGCGGCAGTTGCAGCCGCGACACGACCGTCATCATCGCGACCAGCAGCGTCGGCATGGCGGGCACGGCCGTCCCGTCGAACCCGTCGACCACGGGGACGAAGGTGTCGTGCAGCCGCTCCGGCGCCGGCCCGGCCAGCCAGTTCGACAGCAGCGCCGCCGAGAGCGAGGCCACCGCGCCCGCGGCCAGCAACTCGACGGTCGTCCGCATGCGGCCGCGGACCATCAGCATGAACACCAGTACCGGTGGCAGCAGCAGGCTGGCCAGCTCGGACGCCAGCGCGATGAAGTCGACCGGGCCGCTCGGCACGACCCGGTTGACGTCGGCGAGGTCGGCGGTCAGGCCGGTGAGCGTCCGCTCGGCCACGACGGCGAGTGCCGCCAGCGCCGTCATGAGGACGAGGACGAACACCAGGCGCAGGCCGTCGATCGGGCGCCGGGTACGGCGGGGCAGCGGTGGCTCCTCGACCATGATCTTCCCGGCCGGAACCCGCCGCGCGCGTGTCGCCTCGGTCGTCTCCGTCATCGCAGACCGATCGTCGCATGCTGCCGGGTCGCTCATGGCGACGACCCGCGAGTCAGAGCAGGTCGCGACGCCGCATCTGCGTCCACAGCACCCAGCCGGGCAGGATCGGCAGCCAGAACGAGACGATGCGGAAGACCAGCACCGCCGTCACCGCGGCCGAGGTCGGGACGCCCAGGGTGCTGACGCCGGCGGTGAGCGCCGCCTCGACGGCGCCGAGGCCACCGGGCGTCGGCACGGCCATGCCGAGCGTGTTGCCGACCAGCTGGACGACGGCCAGGCCGGCCACGTTCACCATCTCGCCGACCGCCAGCAGACAGGCGTAGAAGCACAGCACCAGGCTGATCGTCTGGCCGAGGATGCCGCCGACCGCCATGGTCAGCTTCCGCGGGTTCGTCAGGACGTCGAGCAGCCGGGGCAGGCCGCGCTCGGCGAAGTCGCTCCACAGCGCGCGCAGCCGCGACCGCACCGGCGGGATGATCCCGACGACCGCGGCCGCCAGCAGCAGCCCGAGCACCACGATCAGCGTGCTCGACGACGGGAGCCCCGGCAGCGACGTGTAGCCGGAGACGACCGCCAGCACGGCCAGCAGCGGGAACGTGATGGCGACCTGCGCGACCTGGTTGGCCGCGACGCTGGCTGCCGCCAGTGGCGCCGCGACGCCGGAGCGCGTCAGCAGCCGGATGTTCATCGCGACGTTGCCCACCGTCGTCGGCGCCATGAGCCGCAGGAAGCTCAGCGCCACCTGCGCGCCGACGACCCGCCAGAACGGCACCCGTTCCGGCACGAAGCCCAGCAGGCCGATGGCCATGGTGATGTAGTTGGCGAACATCAGGCCGACCGCGAGGATCAGCCACCGCCAGTCGGTGCGGTCCCACAACTCACCGAACGACACATCGGACAGCTGGGTGCCGACCAGGTAGACCGCGACCACCGTGCCGACGCCGGTGAGCAGCGACAACGGCCGGATCCGCTGCAGCCGTACCGGTTCGGCAGGCGCGCCCAGCCGGTCGACCAGCCGGTCGCGCAGCCTGATCAGCACCTCGCGGTGGCCCTTCACGTGCTGCCGGGTGCCCGGCGTCAGCGCGATCGGCTGCAGCAGCGGGATGGCCGCGCGCACGACGTCCGGGCCCAGCACGTCGAGCGCGGTGTCGACGACGCGGTCCGGGCCGGCGACGATGCTGGTGGCGGTGAGCGCCTGCGCGAGGTCGGTGCGCATCGCGACGTCGGTGGCGGCCAGCTCGCCGCCGGACGGGCTGAGCAGCCAGATGTGGCCGTCGTCGTCGATCATGATCGTGCGGCCGGACAGCCGCCGGTGCGCGACGTGGTTGCGGCGCAGGTCGCCGAGCTGGTGCCACAGGTCGGTCAGCATGTCGTCGGTGACCTGGTCGCCGTCGAGGTCGCCCAGCGCGGTGCCGTGCACGTAGTCGTAGACGAGCGCGGCGGAGTCGCCGTTGATGCGCAGGACGGTGCGCAGCTCAGGCGTGCGGGCGCCGGCCCGGGCCACCGCGAACGACTGCAGCGCGATGCGGTCGATCGCGTCGCGCAGGGTCAGCGTCTGCCGGGGCAGCACCTCCTCGCGGGTGCGCAGCCGGTCGACCGCCCGGGCGATGGTGCCGGCGCCCTCGTGGTCGCGGTCCAGTACCAGCACGCTGTACTTCGCCTCGGGCGTCTCGGCGGTGAGCCGGCGGAGCTCGCCGGACGGGTCGGCGCGCAGCGCCTTCAGCTGGTAGCCGGCGGCCTCGAGGGTCGCGGCGATGTGCTGCCCGCTCGGCGCCATCGACGGCTGCCCGCCGACGATGCGCACCAGCAGCCCCGCCGCGACGCCGATGCTGGTGGCGATGAGCAGGCCGCCCACCGTCGCGTCGCCTTGCAGCAGCTGGACGGCGTAGGTGCCGGCGATGGCGAACAGCGCGACCTGCCGCATGCGCTTCACGTCCAGCTGCGACACGACGGTGACGACGGCGACCAGCAGCGCCGGGTAGGCCGGCACCGGCGTGCCCTCGGCGCCGTCGACGAACGGGACCAGGCTGTCCTGCAGCCGCTGCGGCGCCGGTCCGGTCAGCCACTCCGACGTCAGTGCAGCGGCGATGGACGCGGCGACGCCGGCCAGCAGCAGCTCGACGGTGGTACGGACCCGGCCGCGGATCATCAGCACGGCGACCAGCACGATCGGGAGGACGACCCCGGCCAGGTTCGCGGTGAAGTCGATGATTCCGACGATGCTGCCCGGCACCCGCGTGCGG is from Jiangella alkaliphila and encodes:
- a CDS encoding DUF3107 domain-containing protein, giving the protein MAVEVKIGVHNATRELVLESSDTPKDIESTVRSAMSDPNGLLDLTDERGRRLLVRTEHLTYVEIGEPVERRVGFGTV
- a CDS encoding TetR/AcrR family transcriptional regulator, whose amino-acid sequence is MPRDQRRTQLLGAAREVFVAQGFHAAAMDDIADRAGVSKPVLYQHFPGKLELYIALLDASKNELLAILHRAMASTDDNKQRVIATVNAYFEFVDNDSGGYRLLFESDLPNEPAVRERLDRLTELCAQEVSQIIADDTGLPPEESNLLAVGMVGIAQVTARYWLSSGGSIPREAAAELVATLGWRGIRGFPKRDG
- a CDS encoding alpha/beta fold hydrolase translates to MEPIEAWPGELRTLSTGRRVFVRHTTPSGDGAGGRTPLVYVHGLGGSSTNWTSLMRELHDDAEQWAVDLPGFGESPRGDHHTVAEYVADVIALLATFDRPVHLVANSLGGLICVHVASRRPDLVLTLSLVSPAMPQYRLPWAAQASAVMAVPWLGERILRAAAAIPAEKQAERLTAMLFANAATIPVAELTFAAEQRDRWTAQPHADAVLLAALRSIVAQYTRPGRQSAWHAASHILRPTLVIMGARDALVGAWGRTKWRRALRYARLVYMPNTGHVAMMEHPRAVAGVIREFIHDTSRIRTSASTRRTLEQGMRHPVAPLAEERTHASN
- the moeZ gene encoding adenylyltransferase/sulfurtransferase MoeZ, translated to MSLPPLVEPATELTVDEVRRYSRHLIIPDVGMDGQKRLKNAKVLVVGAGGLGSPALLYLAAAGVGTLGIVEFDEVDESNLQRQIIHGQSDVGRSKAQSARDSVKEVNPYVNVVLHETRLDNDNVLDIFAGYDLVLDGTDNFATRYLVNDAAVLLGKPYVWGSIYRFEGQVSVFWAEQGPNYRDLYPEPPPPGMVPSCAEGGVLGVLCASIGSIMVTEAIKLITGIGDPLLGRLMIYDALEMNYTTLKIRKDPTAEPITELIDYEAFCGTLSDEAAEAAADATISVVKLKNWLDERAAGQRDFLLVDVREPNEYEINRIPGAVLIPKGEFLTGEALEKLPQDKQVVLHCKSGMRSAEALAVVKGAGLADAVHVGGGVAAWVNQIDPSQPSY
- a CDS encoding lysylphosphatidylglycerol synthase transmembrane domain-containing protein; its protein translation is MTETTEATRARRVPAGKIMVEEPPLPRRTRRPIDGLRLVFVLVLMTALAALAVVAERTLTGLTADLADVNRVVPSGPVDFIALASELASLLLPPVLVFMLMVRGRMRTTVELLAAGAVASLSAALLSNWLAGPAPERLHDTFVPVVDGFDGTAVPAMPTLLVAMMTVVSRLQLPRTRQVATFAIAGSFAVWLFQGEVTVGGLLVSLGLGRAVGLLVRLISGQPSLAPNGHKVAAVMRDNGYDVTTLRADPVDKYRRYIAESTQGSLGVLVLDRDNDGAGVVVRAADQIRTREEVLPRQMVTMRNAVNQITLQALAVSRAGARTPKLRNVLRIGSDAAAIIYDHVPGTILSKMTADQVSDAMLEDLWRQLGRLRRNEVAHRRISGRTILVSEAGKVWLLDPSGGEVAAPELAIRADLAQALVGCALVVGVDRTIETAIRVLGRDVVSAAIPLLQPVALARSTRLDLKGRRDVLTKLRDGLVSSTGQEPDEPVRLQRLRPLSLLTGVGAVFAVYLVGTQLSDVSLTQLWSQTDWRWLFIAIVLMFTSYIGATFALLGFVPEKVPFWRVVGAQVSLGFLRLFAPATVGVVAINIRVLTKAGVAAPLAAASVAANQVANVSITFPVIGILGVVSGSSAAPDIDPSLNTLIIVLIVLAAAAVLALIPPVRVRLRALWSDFAERGLPRLLDVLSNPRKLLVALAGIVLQSASLIFCFYVCLKAVGGAANLAAMAVVQLVGNTLGMAVPTPGGLGAVEAALTAGVSTLGVGATTAVTAVLVFRLVSFWLPILPGWVLWTWMQRRDLL
- a CDS encoding lysylphosphatidylglycerol synthase transmembrane domain-containing protein, with the protein product MSEPMDAASTSADEIVVDEPPLPPRTRRPADVLSLLIVSGVLTGLVAMSIIAERTMTSITQDLADLRTRVPGSIVGIIDFTANLAGVVLPIVLVAVLMIRGRVRTTVELLLAGVAASIAAALTSEWLTGPAPQRLQDSLVPFVDGAEGTPVPAYPALLVAVVTVVSQLDVKRMRQVALFAIAGTYAVQLLQGDATVGGLLIATSIGVAAGLLVRIVGGQPSMAPSGQHIAATLEAAGYQLKALRADPSGELRRLTAETPEAKYSVLVLDRDHEGAGTIARAVDRLRTREEVLPRQTLTLRDAIDRIALQSFAVARAGARTPELRTVLRINGDSAALVYDYVHGTALGDLDGDQVTDDMLTDLWHQLGDLRRNHVAHRRLSGRTIMIDDDGHIWLLSPSGGELAATDVAMRTDLAQALTATSIVAGPDRVVDTALDVLGPDVVRAAIPLLQPIALTPGTRQHVKGHREVLIRLRDRLVDRLGAPAEPVRLQRIRPLSLLTGVGTVVAVYLVGTQLSDVSFGELWDRTDWRWLILAVGLMFANYITMAIGLLGFVPERVPFWRVVGAQVALSFLRLMAPTTVGNVAMNIRLLTRSGVAAPLAAASVAANQVAQVAITFPLLAVLAVVSGYTSLPGLPSSSTLIVVLGLLLAAAVVGIIPPVRSRLRALWSDFAERGLPRLLDVLTNPRKLTMAVGGILGQTISLVLCFYACLLAVGEMVNVAGLAVVQLVGNTLGMAVPTPGGLGAVEAALTAGVSTLGVPTSAAVTAVLVFRIVSFWLPILPGWVLWTQMRRRDLL